One genomic segment of Novisyntrophococcus fermenticellae includes these proteins:
- a CDS encoding molybdopterin molybdotransferase MoeA: MMCTYPEKVTLEEGLQLLLPHVDRVSEEIIPIEESSGRVLAVNIISGENIPPFHRSPYDGYALRAADIAGASKEAPVQLSVIQEVPAGSTASREIREGEAVKILTGAPVPEGATAIVKFEDTLFTKDTVTISAPSKEGSNIVPVGEDVKEGELVIEKGRLLSPALVGLLAGLGHRTVRVYRRLTAAVLSTGDELVGVGEALTPGKIRNSSIYTIHAYLEQWNVMARMVGIVKDDAGEIAANIKESLTANDLLITTGGVSVGDYDLLKEALIQIGAEILFWKVRLKPGMAFIAALYQGKPILALSGNPSAAAVSLLLFGRPLIRKMSGMKNYQTKELLVKTAEEFPKKSPSRRMIPGTLEILDGEAWIVFAKKQGNGMLNPLRDCEILGEIEAGSPSLPRGSIIKAYRIFDR; the protein is encoded by the coding sequence ATGATGTGTACATATCCTGAAAAGGTGACCTTAGAAGAAGGTCTGCAGCTGTTGCTGCCACACGTTGACCGTGTATCGGAGGAAATAATCCCCATCGAAGAATCAAGTGGGCGTGTGCTTGCCGTGAACATCATTTCCGGCGAGAACATCCCACCGTTTCATCGCTCTCCTTATGATGGATATGCATTACGCGCTGCAGATATCGCCGGAGCTTCCAAAGAAGCTCCGGTGCAGTTGTCTGTCATCCAGGAAGTGCCGGCGGGCAGCACTGCGTCAAGGGAAATCCGGGAGGGAGAAGCCGTCAAAATCCTGACCGGCGCTCCTGTCCCGGAAGGTGCAACCGCTATCGTTAAATTTGAAGATACTCTCTTTACAAAAGACACAGTCACAATATCTGCACCGTCTAAAGAAGGAAGTAATATCGTACCCGTCGGGGAAGATGTAAAAGAAGGAGAACTGGTCATAGAAAAAGGCAGGCTGCTCTCCCCCGCTCTCGTCGGACTTCTGGCCGGACTCGGTCACAGGACAGTCCGGGTCTACAGAAGGCTCACGGCGGCTGTTCTAAGCACAGGAGATGAGCTTGTGGGTGTAGGAGAAGCACTCACTCCGGGGAAAATCCGTAACAGTAGTATCTATACAATTCATGCATATCTCGAGCAGTGGAATGTAATGGCCCGGATGGTTGGAATTGTAAAAGACGATGCCGGGGAAATTGCTGCCAATATAAAAGAATCGCTTACCGCAAACGATTTGCTGATTACTACCGGAGGTGTTTCCGTTGGTGATTATGACCTCCTCAAAGAAGCACTTATACAGATTGGTGCGGAAATTCTGTTCTGGAAGGTTCGCCTGAAGCCGGGTATGGCGTTTATTGCTGCCCTATATCAGGGAAAACCTATTCTGGCACTTTCCGGAAACCCATCTGCTGCTGCCGTATCCCTGCTTCTGTTCGGACGGCCGCTGATTCGTAAAATGTCGGGAATGAAGAACTATCAGACAAAAGAACTGCTTGTAAAAACAGCAGAAGAATTTCCAAAAAAGAGTCCGTCACGCAGGATGATCCCCGGCACACTGGAAATTCTGGATGGTGAGGCGTGGATTGTCTTCGCAAAAAAGCAGGGAAATGGTATGTTGAATCCTCTCCGGGACTGTGAAATTCTGGGCGAAATTGAAGCCGGAAGCCCATCGCTTCCCAGGGGAAGCATCATCAAAGCATACCGTATTTTCGACCGCTGA
- the mobA gene encoding molybdenum cofactor guanylyltransferase, translating to MKREISVGILAGGKSSRMGHNKAYLPIGNESFLEHTVRICSGYKDLWISVDDPEKYPGLPYSLAVDEKKDYGPVEGIYQLLRHVKNSYCIILATDMPLLKPSLLQAMEQRLSGMEDCLILTSEGRIHPLCGIYKKTLLPAFEEMRKKEIHKIRLLFDHVKTVYVDLEDLGFSEKYLDNINTQQEYESLRKRECE from the coding sequence ATGAAAAGAGAAATCAGTGTAGGGATTCTGGCGGGAGGAAAAAGTTCCCGGATGGGACATAATAAAGCATATCTTCCGATTGGAAATGAGTCTTTCCTGGAGCATACAGTCCGAATATGCAGTGGATATAAGGATCTCTGGATTTCTGTGGATGACCCCGAAAAATACCCTGGCCTTCCATATTCTCTTGCCGTGGACGAAAAGAAAGACTACGGCCCGGTAGAAGGAATTTATCAGCTCCTGCGCCACGTAAAGAATTCATATTGTATAATTCTGGCAACCGATATGCCTCTGCTTAAACCTTCTTTGCTGCAGGCAATGGAACAACGGCTAAGCGGCATGGAGGATTGCCTGATACTTACATCAGAAGGACGAATTCATCCGCTTTGCGGAATCTATAAAAAAACATTGCTTCCCGCATTTGAAGAAATGCGCAAAAAAGAAATTCACAAAATTCGGCTGCTGTTTGATCATGTAAAAACTGTATATGTGGATCTGGAGGATCTTGGCTTTTCTGAAAAGTATCTGGATAATATTAATACGCAACAGGAATATGAATCCTTAAGGAAGCGTGAATGTGAATGA
- a CDS encoding alkaline phosphatase family protein, whose protein sequence is MKMLNKFFGRMMDCLESGPLLVWYLDGLGYRMYEQARKLGYTPQIDARFQIFPVGSVYPPLTNPALATMLTGLLPEVHGVYDRSVRRLDKPTIFEQVTSSFAWLEGDSVIIKTKSRPKLHTDRDGQGCDKWICQSAQQELDQGTRFIFAHLHQIDDCGHAYGPYAGQTLLQIAKTDRMISGISAAFPGKVLLISDHGLHPQEGKGSHGTDCEEDMLAIWGEYR, encoded by the coding sequence ATGAAAATGCTGAATAAATTTTTCGGAAGGATGATGGATTGCCTGGAATCCGGGCCTCTGCTTGTCTGGTACTTGGATGGACTCGGATATCGGATGTACGAGCAGGCCCGGAAGTTGGGATATACACCACAGATAGATGCCCGCTTTCAGATATTTCCTGTAGGCAGTGTTTATCCGCCGCTCACAAACCCTGCACTGGCAACGATGCTGACCGGGTTGCTTCCCGAAGTACACGGTGTCTATGACCGCAGTGTAAGGAGGCTTGACAAACCCACAATTTTTGAACAGGTAACATCATCTTTTGCATGGCTGGAGGGTGACAGTGTGATTATAAAAACCAAATCCCGTCCAAAACTACATACAGACCGGGATGGACAGGGGTGCGATAAATGGATCTGTCAATCGGCACAGCAGGAACTTGATCAGGGAACCAGGTTTATCTTTGCACATCTTCATCAGATTGATGACTGTGGACATGCCTATGGTCCCTACGCCGGGCAGACCTTACTGCAGATAGCAAAAACAGACCGGATGATTTCCGGAATCAGTGCTGCATTTCCGGGAAAGGTATTGCTTATCAGTGATCACGGGCTGCATCCTCAAGAGGGTAAAGGTAGCCATGGAACGGACTGTGAAGAGGATATGCTTGCAATATGGGGAGAATATCGGTGA
- a CDS encoding molybdopterin-guanine dinucleotide biosynthesis protein MobB has translation MKVCSVVGIRKSGKTTVVTELIKELKKRGYRVGTVKTVFCPDFTLDQEGSNTDRHKKAGADIIGIKGKHEMNLIYPYGMDDNTFFPLFDVDILLAEGDYEAGVPRIVCAHHREDAEPRINAYTFAISGRIGESKETFGDLPVRNIRSDPAAVADLLESLPDTQFPIPVLKTPGEVSAFCQCGCHKAEKKCQMKKNAPRHIFLTGEKQVGKSTILNRVISELELKPTGYQTLPLLIHGQRKGFYLHGLCELPTYENDNPICIRMEEKKSLPLTETFETLGVRILTESLKTDDWMLMDEIGKFEQEAAGFQRMIFRCLDKKPAVLGVLQKVESPVIEEVKARGDVMVFEVTKENREEIYQKVLEVCKEKLHGLS, from the coding sequence TTGAAAGTCTGTAGTGTGGTGGGTATCCGTAAATCCGGTAAAACAACCGTTGTTACGGAACTTATAAAAGAGTTGAAAAAACGAGGATATCGGGTGGGTACCGTAAAGACCGTATTCTGTCCTGATTTTACATTGGATCAGGAAGGAAGTAATACTGACCGCCATAAAAAGGCCGGAGCTGATATAATTGGCATCAAGGGAAAGCATGAGATGAATCTGATCTATCCCTATGGAATGGATGATAATACCTTTTTCCCCCTATTCGATGTGGATATTCTCCTGGCCGAAGGCGATTACGAAGCCGGTGTTCCCAGGATTGTCTGTGCACATCACAGGGAAGATGCCGAGCCACGCATCAATGCATACACCTTTGCAATCAGCGGGCGTATTGGAGAAAGCAAAGAAACTTTTGGAGATCTCCCGGTACGAAATATACGAAGTGACCCAGCCGCCGTAGCTGATTTACTTGAATCCCTGCCGGATACCCAATTTCCGATTCCGGTTTTAAAAACCCCGGGCGAGGTCTCTGCCTTTTGTCAGTGCGGCTGCCATAAAGCAGAAAAGAAATGCCAGATGAAAAAAAATGCTCCAAGGCATATATTTCTAACCGGAGAAAAACAAGTTGGAAAATCCACAATTTTAAACCGTGTAATCTCTGAACTGGAATTAAAGCCAACTGGTTATCAGACCCTGCCTCTTTTGATTCACGGTCAGCGGAAAGGATTTTATCTTCATGGACTTTGCGAATTGCCCACTTATGAAAACGACAATCCGATTTGCATCCGTATGGAGGAGAAAAAGAGTCTTCCGCTGACCGAAACATTCGAAACACTTGGGGTTCGGATTCTTACAGAATCTTTGAAGACCGATGATTGGATGCTGATGGATGAAATCGGAAAATTCGAGCAGGAGGCTGCAGGATTCCAACGTATGATTTTCCGGTGTCTTGATAAAAAGCCGGCAGTACTTGGTGTCCTGCAGAAAGTTGAAAGTCCTGTTATAGAGGAAGTCAAAGCCCGGGGTGATGTTATGGTTTTCGAAGTGACGAAAGAGAACCGGGAAGAAATCTACCAGAAAGTTCTGGAAGTCTGCAAAGAAAAATTACACGGTCTTTCCTGA
- a CDS encoding lactonase family protein yields the protein MKYDFFTGSYGDRGEEGICKFCFDSKKGELRKVSGYSGIYHPSWVCFNRKDSILYAVQEETPAGAMQILRVVDKGFKRIQICDSDGADPCHLSMSEEGDSLFLSNYSSGSLVAYRLDPNGLPAGKADQVQHYGKGIDLERQEAPHVHSCVEHKGMIYASDLGLDQVFIYGLNKKTHRIEDTGNRIHVSPGAGPRHLEFYSGEQSALYVLCEMGNSISVFWNRGNTYECIQNISTLPAGFAGMNTAAAIHRSGKLLFASNRGHDSIAMYEIKNAGELDLLDIVPTGGKIPRDFAVFDAYLIAANQESDCLSVLRIDEERKALELTDIKAETVRPTCICRC from the coding sequence ATGAAATACGATTTTTTTACAGGATCCTATGGTGACCGGGGTGAGGAGGGTATCTGTAAATTCTGCTTTGATTCTAAAAAAGGTGAGTTGAGAAAAGTATCGGGATACAGCGGGATTTATCATCCTTCATGGGTATGCTTTAACAGGAAGGATTCAATTCTATATGCGGTACAGGAAGAGACACCGGCAGGTGCTATGCAGATACTTCGGGTTGTGGATAAGGGGTTTAAAAGAATTCAGATATGCGATTCGGATGGTGCTGACCCTTGTCACTTAAGCATGAGCGAGGAGGGGGATAGTTTGTTTCTGTCAAACTACAGCAGCGGCTCTTTGGTTGCTTACCGGCTTGATCCGAATGGATTGCCTGCCGGCAAAGCGGACCAGGTTCAACATTATGGAAAGGGGATTGATTTAGAAAGACAGGAGGCGCCACATGTACATTCCTGTGTGGAACATAAGGGAATGATTTATGCGTCAGATCTTGGTTTGGATCAGGTGTTTATCTATGGGTTGAATAAGAAAACCCACCGGATAGAAGATACCGGAAACAGAATTCATGTATCCCCCGGAGCCGGGCCGCGCCATCTGGAATTCTATTCAGGAGAGCAAAGTGCGCTGTACGTGTTGTGTGAGATGGGCAACAGTATCTCGGTATTTTGGAACCGGGGAAATACATATGAATGCATACAGAATATCTCCACGCTTCCTGCCGGCTTTGCCGGAATGAATACAGCCGCAGCGATACACAGATCCGGAAAGCTTTTATTTGCAAGCAATCGTGGACATGACAGTATAGCCATGTATGAGATTAAAAATGCGGGAGAATTGGACCTTTTGGATATAGTCCCGACAGGTGGAAAAATTCCACGTGACTTTGCGGTTTTCGATGCGTATCTTATTGCCGCCAACCAGGAATCTGATTGCTTAAGTGTTCTTCGGATTGATGAAGAAAGAAAAGCGCTGGAACTGACGGATATAAAAGCAGAAACTGTGAGGCCTACCTGTATCTGCAGATGTTAA
- a CDS encoding amino acid ABC transporter ATP-binding protein: MEMSEIIRIEHLKKSFGQNDVLRDIDLTVRKGEVVSIIGSSGSGKSTLLRCINLLEKPDDGRIYYKGENVLEPDYNLPEYRTHLGMVFQQFNLFNNMNALENCMTGQVTVLKKSREEARQTALANLKKVGMERFIDAKPSQLSGGQKQRVAIGRALSMNPDVMLFDEPTSALDPEMVGEVLKTMKNLAHTGLTMIVVTHEMAFARDVSDRVIFMDKGVIAEEGTAEDIFVNPKEERTKTFLGRIL, encoded by the coding sequence TTGGAAATGTCAGAAATCATCAGGATAGAACATTTGAAAAAGAGCTTTGGCCAGAATGATGTATTGAGAGATATTGATCTTACCGTTCGTAAAGGTGAGGTGGTATCTATTATCGGTTCATCGGGCTCAGGGAAATCAACGTTGCTTCGATGCATCAATCTTCTGGAAAAACCGGATGACGGAAGGATATATTATAAAGGCGAGAACGTATTGGAGCCTGACTATAATCTGCCCGAATACCGGACGCATCTGGGTATGGTGTTTCAGCAGTTCAACCTGTTTAACAATATGAATGCGCTGGAAAACTGTATGACCGGTCAGGTTACTGTTCTAAAAAAATCACGGGAAGAGGCCAGACAGACGGCGCTTGCAAATTTAAAAAAGGTCGGTATGGAAAGGTTTATCGATGCAAAGCCTTCCCAGCTTTCCGGGGGACAGAAGCAGCGTGTGGCAATCGGACGAGCATTGTCCATGAATCCGGATGTGATGCTGTTTGACGAACCTACATCAGCGCTTGATCCGGAGATGGTAGGGGAAGTATTGAAAACCATGAAGAACTTGGCACATACTGGTCTTACGATGATTGTAGTCACCCATGAAATGGCATTTGCCAGAGATGTTTCCGACCGGGTAATATTCATGGACAAGGGTGTAATCGCAGAGGAAGGCACAGCGGAGGACATTTTTGTGAATCCGAAAGAAGAACGGACGAAGACATTCCTTGGCAGAATCCTATAA
- a CDS encoding ABC transporter permease subunit (The N-terminal region of this protein, as described by TIGR01726, is a three transmembrane segment that identifies a subfamily of ABC transporter permease subunits, which specificities that include histidine, arginine, glutamine, glutamate, L-cystine (sic), the opines (in Agrobacterium) octopine and nopaline, etc.), translated as MRKKILVLPLVLMLILAGMLGLTASVQAEETEQKEFRVGMEAGYAPFNWTQNTDENGAVPIQGDKSYAGGYDVEIAKLIAGKLGRKLVIVKTEWDGLPPALQSGKIDAIIAGMSPTEERKKQIDFTDVYYESNLVMVIRSDSGYADAKSLADFADAKVTAQLNTFHYSVIDQIPDVKKQEAMDNFPAMRVALESGTIDAYVSEKPEGVTAETVNPKLKMIEFSKENGFQTSLTDTAVSIGMRKGDPDIRTINEILAGISKDERVEIMDEAIQNQPSAKGESDRPMVRILKQNGRMFLRGTGMTMFLALAGTALGGVIGLLVGVYRTMPVAEKRWKRIFQKLFDWLLNVYVEVFRGTPMIVQSAMFYYGTALLFGFDLNRTAVALFIVSINTGAYMAEIVRGGIFAVDKGQFEAAQAIGMTHTQTMRKVVIPQVLRNILPATGNEFVINIKDTSVLSIISVTELFFQGKSAAGANYMFFQTYFIICVIYFILTFSVTRILRLVEKKMDGPKDYVPLTAEEE; from the coding sequence ATGAGGAAGAAAATATTGGTTCTGCCATTGGTACTTATGTTAATCCTGGCAGGTATGCTGGGCTTGACGGCAAGTGTGCAGGCGGAGGAAACAGAGCAAAAAGAGTTTCGTGTAGGCATGGAAGCGGGATATGCACCGTTTAACTGGACGCAGAATACGGATGAGAATGGGGCGGTACCCATTCAGGGAGATAAATCATATGCAGGCGGCTATGATGTTGAAATCGCAAAGCTCATTGCCGGAAAGCTGGGACGCAAACTGGTTATCGTAAAGACGGAGTGGGACGGCCTGCCGCCGGCGCTGCAGTCCGGTAAGATCGATGCGATTATCGCAGGTATGTCACCGACGGAGGAAAGAAAAAAGCAAATTGACTTTACAGATGTGTATTATGAATCCAATCTGGTCATGGTTATCCGGTCAGACAGCGGGTATGCAGATGCAAAAAGCCTGGCTGATTTTGCAGACGCAAAGGTTACGGCACAGCTCAATACCTTTCACTATTCAGTGATTGATCAGATTCCGGATGTAAAGAAGCAGGAAGCGATGGATAATTTTCCTGCAATGCGGGTAGCATTGGAGTCAGGGACGATTGATGCCTATGTCAGTGAAAAACCGGAGGGTGTTACGGCAGAGACTGTAAATCCCAAATTAAAGATGATAGAGTTTTCAAAAGAAAATGGGTTTCAGACAAGCCTTACGGATACGGCAGTTTCCATCGGTATGCGTAAAGGAGATCCGGACATCCGTACAATCAATGAAATTCTGGCGGGAATTTCAAAGGACGAACGAGTAGAGATTATGGATGAAGCGATTCAAAATCAACCATCTGCTAAAGGGGAGTCCGATCGTCCAATGGTTAGAATTTTAAAGCAGAATGGAAGGATGTTCCTGCGCGGCACAGGAATGACGATGTTTCTGGCTCTGGCCGGCACTGCTCTGGGCGGTGTAATCGGTCTTTTGGTCGGGGTATACCGTACGATGCCAGTAGCAGAGAAAAGATGGAAGAGGATTTTTCAAAAATTATTTGACTGGCTTTTGAATGTCTATGTAGAGGTGTTTAGAGGAACCCCGATGATTGTCCAGTCTGCCATGTTCTACTATGGAACCGCATTGCTGTTTGGTTTTGATTTAAATCGTACAGCAGTTGCGCTTTTCATTGTTTCAATTAATACGGGTGCTTATATGGCAGAGATTGTCCGCGGTGGGATTTTCGCAGTTGACAAAGGTCAGTTTGAAGCGGCCCAGGCCATTGGTATGACGCACACACAGACGATGCGTAAGGTCGTAATTCCGCAGGTGCTGCGGAATATTCTTCCTGCAACAGGAAACGAATTTGTCATTAACATTAAAGATACTTCTGTCTTAAGCATCATCTCTGTAACGGAGCTGTTCTTTCAGGGGAAATCAGCAGCCGGCGCAAACTATATGTTTTTCCAGACTTATTTTATCATCTGCGTTATTTACTTTATCCTGACCTTTAGCGTGACAAGAATTCTGCGTCTGGTGGAGAAGAAGATGGATGGGCCGAAAGACTATGTACCGCTTACGGCAGAAGAAGAGTAG
- a CDS encoding M3 family oligoendopeptidase has product MKFSDMPYQRVDFEKLKKDFSGLYDSFSKASSGEAQFEVHKKYYKLTEHAMTEITLAEIRHDIDMTDEFYSAEQDYYDANMPVFKNLIVRYQKMLYESQYRPYLEKKIGPVAFKNIELAIKSIDEKILPLMQEENALQTRYNKLLASAKIDWNGETLNLSLMTPHLRSNNRNIRIQAWQKYSDFFVQNQEEFDDIYDRLVKNRTAQAQKLDYENYLTLGYFRMNRNCYGRGDIQEFRKQVKQELVPFAEKLQERRRQRLGLDSLRYFDENIYSKTGNAAPVKTPEEILAAGQKMYNELSPETGAFMNFMCENGLFDVLGRKTKKTGGYMTYLPDYKSPFIFANFNGTSGDADVITHECGHAFQGWLVAGDPVREHADITMETAETHSMSMEFFTEPWMNLIFGDRAKNYVDMHFEDSILFIPYGTMVDEFQDICYDNPGLTPKQRNAAWRDLERQYKPHLNYEGNPYYENGGFWQNKHHIYDSPLYYIDYCIAGVNALQYKAWMDQDYKAAWASYLKLCRLSASDFFTNLVGEAGLISPFEDGCLKYVVKKLDV; this is encoded by the coding sequence ATGAAGTTTTCCGATATGCCCTATCAAAGGGTTGATTTTGAAAAATTAAAAAAGGACTTTTCCGGGCTTTACGACTCTTTTTCCAAAGCATCATCCGGAGAAGCACAGTTTGAAGTTCACAAAAAATATTACAAGCTGACCGAGCATGCCATGACAGAAATTACTCTTGCGGAAATCCGGCATGACATCGATATGACGGATGAATTTTACAGTGCCGAACAGGATTATTATGATGCAAATATGCCGGTATTCAAAAATCTTATCGTCCGTTATCAAAAAATGCTCTATGAATCACAATACCGTCCTTATCTGGAGAAGAAGATCGGACCGGTTGCCTTTAAAAACATTGAGCTGGCCATAAAGTCAATTGATGAAAAGATATTGCCTCTTATGCAGGAAGAAAATGCACTTCAAACCAGATACAATAAACTTCTCGCTTCCGCCAAAATCGACTGGAATGGAGAAACACTGAATCTTTCTTTAATGACTCCCCACCTCCGGAGTAATAATCGAAATATTCGTATACAGGCATGGCAGAAGTATTCCGATTTCTTTGTTCAAAATCAGGAGGAATTTGATGATATCTATGACCGCCTGGTGAAAAATCGTACAGCACAGGCGCAAAAGCTGGACTATGAAAATTACCTTACTCTCGGATATTTCCGAATGAATCGGAACTGCTATGGGCGCGGGGATATTCAGGAATTTCGTAAGCAGGTAAAACAAGAGCTGGTTCCGTTTGCAGAAAAACTACAGGAAAGACGCAGGCAACGCCTTGGTTTAGATTCCCTGCGTTATTTTGATGAAAATATATATTCCAAAACCGGAAATGCAGCACCGGTCAAAACGCCGGAAGAGATTCTTGCTGCCGGGCAAAAGATGTACAACGAACTCTCTCCGGAAACAGGCGCCTTCATGAACTTTATGTGTGAGAACGGGCTTTTTGATGTTCTGGGAAGAAAGACAAAGAAAACCGGTGGCTACATGACTTATCTTCCGGATTACAAGTCTCCGTTCATCTTTGCAAATTTCAATGGAACCAGCGGAGATGCCGATGTTATCACTCACGAATGCGGTCACGCATTCCAGGGCTGGCTGGTTGCAGGTGACCCTGTTCGCGAACATGCAGATATCACCATGGAGACCGCCGAGACTCATTCCATGTCCATGGAATTTTTCACCGAACCCTGGATGAACCTCATCTTTGGTGATCGCGCAAAAAATTATGTCGACATGCATTTTGAGGATTCCATCCTCTTTATTCCTTATGGCACGATGGTAGATGAATTTCAGGATATCTGTTATGACAACCCCGGCTTAACTCCAAAACAGCGAAATGCTGCATGGCGGGACCTGGAAAGACAGTACAAACCACACTTGAATTATGAAGGAAACCCTTATTATGAAAACGGCGGTTTCTGGCAGAACAAACACCATATCTATGACAGCCCGCTTTACTATATCGACTACTGCATTGCCGGTGTAAATGCCTTGCAGTACAAGGCTTGGATGGATCAGGACTATAAGGCAGCCTGGGCAAGTTACCTGAAGCTCTGCCGTCTGTCCGCTTCCGACTTCTTTACAAATCTTGTGGGAGAAGCCGGACTTATCAGTCCGTTTGAAGACGGATGCCTGAAATATGTTGTGAAGAAACTGGATGTCTGA
- a CDS encoding MetQ/NlpA family ABC transporter substrate-binding protein has protein sequence MKKSLYLLTAAVLAAGALTACGSKADSTINGSEPAAESKADSTAEQSKSGEDSADLEDIIVGATPSPHAEVLEAVKDLLKEKGYNLIVKEYTDYVQPNLALDSGDLDANYFQHKPYLDQFNEENKTSLVSAAAIHYEPFGIYAGKTSSLEELKDGAKIAVPNDVSNEARALLLLADKGLIGLKDGVEMDATKNDIVKNDKNFEIIEVEAAQLPRSLPDVDVAVINGNYAIEAGFKVSDALATEDADSIAATTYANIVAVRSGEENSEKTKALVEALTSDTVKKFMEDKYEGAVVPSF, from the coding sequence ATGAAGAAATCTCTGTATTTACTCACAGCAGCAGTTTTAGCAGCAGGTGCGCTGACAGCATGCGGATCCAAGGCAGATTCCACCATAAACGGATCGGAACCTGCAGCAGAATCAAAAGCGGATTCTACGGCTGAACAATCTAAATCCGGGGAAGATTCCGCAGATTTGGAGGATATTATTGTGGGAGCTACTCCCTCACCTCATGCGGAGGTTCTGGAAGCCGTAAAGGATTTGTTAAAGGAAAAAGGATATAATCTGATAGTGAAAGAGTATACGGACTATGTACAGCCGAATCTTGCGCTTGATTCCGGAGACCTGGATGCAAATTACTTCCAGCACAAACCATATTTGGATCAATTTAACGAGGAAAATAAAACCAGTCTGGTAAGTGCGGCTGCCATTCACTATGAGCCATTTGGCATCTATGCAGGAAAGACCTCTTCTCTGGAAGAGCTTAAGGATGGAGCCAAAATTGCAGTTCCAAACGATGTTTCCAATGAAGCAAGAGCCCTTCTCTTACTGGCGGACAAAGGACTGATCGGTCTGAAGGATGGTGTAGAGATGGATGCAACGAAGAATGACATTGTAAAGAACGACAAGAACTTTGAAATTATCGAAGTTGAGGCTGCGCAGCTTCCCCGATCACTGCCAGATGTGGATGTAGCGGTCATTAATGGAAACTATGCGATTGAGGCTGGATTTAAGGTATCCGACGCTCTGGCTACAGAAGACGCAGACTCTATTGCAGCGACGACATATGCGAATATCGTAGCAGTACGCTCGGGAGAAGAGAACAGCGAGAAGACAAAAGCGCTCGTTGAAGCTCTGACCAGTGATACCGTGAAGAAGTTCATGGAAGATAAGTATGAGGGAGCTGTAGTTCCCTCCTTCTAA